In the Lagenorhynchus albirostris chromosome 16, mLagAlb1.1, whole genome shotgun sequence genome, CAAGCCGGGTTGCCCACTGAGATTCAGCAAGAAAAGCTGGAGCTGGAGGCCTTGATGACTCCTCAGTGAGGATTATGCCAGCTCTCCTGGCCTCTGTCttgtgagccaggcactgttctatgtatgcacatttataatatattcacatatatttatcAGCTGGGACCTGGATGGGTAGGAGTTTGATGGGACAGTCGCTATGGGTTATAACAGAGGGACTGACCTGAGCAAAGGTTTGCAGGAAGGAAAGCTGGGGTCATCTCTGAGAGGTGGCGAgcaggctgggagggagaaagCCCCGGAGAGGAGACTGCCTGGAGCCCACCTGCCCGTTTCCCCTCTGCCCACAGACGGTGTTTCTCCTCTGGAACAGCCTCAATGACCCCCTGTTCGGCTGGCTGAGTGACCGTCAgttcctcagctcccagccccggtTTGTTTCCCGAGGATGGCTCAGAACTGGTTCTGTCCCAcctactccccccccccccccagagctGGAGGACCCCTGCCTGTGTTTGGggtggggaagaaagggagacCATTTCCAGctgttgtgcaggcttcctcctTTCCCATGGTCAGGCAGACTCTGTCCAGTGTGAAGAAGTGGCCTTGGCTGGCTGCGGCCTTGCTCAGCTCGGGGAGAAATTTACCCCCGCTTGGCTTACCAGGCCCTCAGGACGGGGCTCCGTGCAGCAAACACTCTGCTGCTTCTGGCACATTTCTTTAGCCCATCCCTGCTCGGGCCCATCACTGCCCCCAAGCTTGAGAAATGGGTATCCCACCACCCTTTGGCCATCAGCCCTGGCAGGCTGGTAAGAGAGCAGAGGGGAGAGTGTACCCACTGGTGAGTTGTGCTTCCTAAATCAGGGGTTGAACTCAGGGCTCAGTGGGACCACCCTGGTGTGAGTCCCATGCTCTGGGCCTCTGTTGTTCCCTCCTCTGGGCCCCGGGCAGGGGGAACTGGGGCCTGCCAAGGCTGTAGGGGCATCTCCCAACAGCACCCCTCTCCCTGGCAGGTCAGGCGCCAGGCTCTCCTCGAGGGCCGTGGTGCTGGCACGGGTGCGGGCGCTGGGCTGGCATGGGCCGCTGCTGGCGCTGTCGTTCCTGGCGTTCTGGGTGCCCTGGGCCCCAGCTGGCCTGCAGTTCTTGCTGTGCCTGTGCCTCTATGATGGCTTCCTGACGCTCGTGGACCTGCACCATCATGCCTTGCTGGCCGACCTGGCCCTCTCAGCCCACGACCGCACCCACCTCAACTTCTACTGCTCCCTCTTCAGTGCGGCTGGCTCCCTGTCTGTCTTTGCCTCCTACGCCTTCTGGAACAAAGAAGACTTCTCTTCCTTCCGCGCCTTCTGCCTGGCACTGGCCGCTGGCTCTGGGCTGGGCTTTGTGGGGGCCACACGGCTGCTGAGGTGGCGGGTGGAGGCGGCCAGCAGGGAACCGGGGTGCCCAACCCTGGCTGTGGATGGCGGGTAAGTGGCCAGCTCCGGCTCTCCAGGGTCCCGCCAGCACTCTGCTGGGTGTGACTGCCATGCTGGGGCCCCTGGCTGGTGGATGGCTGCCGGGTGGGGGATGGCTGTGGCCCAGCCTAGGCCGTTCTTGACTCCCCTCTGCCCCGTAGCCTGTGTGAAGAAGAAGAGCTGCTTCTTGGCGGCGAGGAGACGGGCAGCATCACCTTGGGCCAGTACCTTCGGCAGCTGGCCCGCCACCGGAACTTCCTGTGGTTCGTGGGCATGGACCTGGTGCAGGTACGGGAGCAGTGCCTCCGTCCAGGATGGCTACGAATGCCTCACTCAAGGGGACAGGCTCCTCAGAAGCTGGGAGATCAGTTCTGGCCTCGCCTGAGAATGGCTGGGCCATTCAATGGCAGGAGCACAAGTTGGGTTGTTAGATACCTGGATTCTAGCAGCATCTGAGCTCCTAGCTCTCTGCGTCATCTTAGGCTTGTCTCAGTCTCTCGGGGCAGCCATGTCCTCACCTGCAAAgcgagaatatgaaaaagaggtgCCCCTTTGGAGACTTTTAAAACACCACATGCCATACCTAAAACATATGTAGTATATAAGCCAAccaaatttagaaatatattgtttTTGTGTCATTTAGCTTGTTTTAGCATTGATAGGTTTTAtaagagaaaaagcttttaattgTTCTAATGACAATTTTGTCATTCCTTCTAACTTTTAGCAAACTTGATGAGCATAGGAAGTTGGTttcaggttttgttgttgttgttttttgcggtatgcgggtctctcactgctgtggcctctccggttgtggagcacaggctccagacgcgcaggctcagcggccatggctcatggccccagccgctctgcggcatgtgggatcctcccggaccgaggcacgaacccgtgtcccctgcatcggcaggcggactcccaaccactgcgccaccagggaagccctggtttcagGTTTTGTTCTGGCATGTTCCACGCCGAGGGACACGGGGGTGGAGGCCGCTCTTGCTCCTGCTGCCCCACCTGCTGGCTTCTGCCCTCTTCCTGGCCTCCTCACTGTCCCTGTTGGTTGCAGGTCTTTCACTGCCACTTCAACAGCAActtcttccccctcttcctggAGCATCTGTTGTCAGACCACATCTCCCTCTCCACTGGCTCCTTCCTGTTGGGTGAGTGGGTGCCTCGGGCAGGCCGGAAGGACAAAGGCTTGCACCCCAGAACCCCTAGCCCGGCTGTAGGCACAGCCGCCTCCCCAGCTGGGGCCCAGGTGGCAGAGGGCAGAATCCGTGCTGGGGTTGCACCTCCAGcccccagctctgttttccagagggagggagggagcctctGTGGGTTTGAGTGGGTAGGGCTGCCCTCATGGTGGTCCTCTGGGTGGCGGTGACACCCAGAGGTTAAGTGGTACAGTGGCTGGTTCACAGGGAGGACTACTGTCCTGACAGGCCTGGGTGTGTGTCTTGACCGTGCTTAttcactgtgtggccttgggtgtgTTTTATTTCATCTCTTTGGGCCTCCACTTCTCTGTAAAGTAGGAatgataatagtacttaccttaaAGCGTCGTGAGGACTAAATAAAAGGGTGTGAAGCTCTTAGCACGGAGCCTGAACCTCGCTAGTGCAGGATCAGTGCAAACTCTGATTCCGATGGCCAACCGTGAGCAGTTGTGGAGGTTGTGGCCGTGCCCCCTGACGAGGCCGTGCCCCCTGACGAGGCCGTACCCCCTTCCCCAGGCATCTCCTATGTCGCTCCGCATCTCAACAATCTCTACTTCCTGCCCCTGTGCCGGCGCTGGGGCGTCtacgctgtggtgcgcgggctatTCCTGCTCAAGCTGGGCCTGAGCCTGCTCATGCTGTGCGCTGGCCCTGACCGCCCTGGCCTGCTCTGCCTCTTCATTGCCAGGTATGCCCTGCCCTCCTTCGTCCCCACACCTCTGTCCCACCCCTTCATTTTTGTCTGCTCTCTCTCCGCCGGCAGCAACCGTGTCTTCACTGAGGGCACCTGTAAGCTGTTGACCTTGGTGGTCACTGACCTGGTGGACGAGGACCTGGTGCTGAACCACCGCAAGCAGGCGGCCTCAGCACTTCTCTTTGGCATGGTGGCCTTGGTGACCAAGCCAGGCCAGACCTTCGCCCCGCTGCTGGGCACCTGGCTGCTGTGCTTCTACACAGGTGAGAGCCCAGGGGCTGGCACGGGGCTCTGGAGCCTCCAGGGAGCACAGCTTACCTGGTGTACCAGCTGATCAGCCTGGGATCTGGGTCCATTGAGGGAGAGAATGGCAACCAGCCAACAGAGGCTGGGTCTGGGCCGCCCCCGGCTGccacccctcctctgcctctctgcATGTGGGTAGAGGAACTGGGTTacactctttcattcattcattcaacaaatatgtatggaATACCTTCTCTGCCAGGTGCTGCTCTAGGTGCCTCTagggagggagataacaaaataaGACAGACAAGGTCTTTGCCAtcgtggagcttatattctagtcaGGGGTTGGGGGTAGGGTCGGCAATAAACAGCCAAACAGGTAGTGATAAGTGCATTGGTAAAAACTAGCCATTGTGACTGAGAAGCTGCTTAGTGTGGTCCGGGAAggtctctctgaggaggtgacacccAGGATGTGAACTGAATGGCGAGGATTTGGTCTACAGAGATCTCAGCAAATCCCAGACAGAGAGAACTGGAAGTGGGCCCAAGTTATCAAGAGTGGTttggcagacttccctggtggtgcagtggttaagaatccatctgccaatgcaggggacccgggttcgagccctggtccgggaagatcccacatgccacggagcaactaagcctacgtgccacaactactgagcctgcgctctagagccacgagtcacaactactgagcctgtgtgccacaactactaaagccggcgcacctagagcccatgctctgcaaaaagagaagccaccgcagtgagaagcctgtacaccgaaacgaagagtagccctggctcaccacaactagagaaagcccgcacacaacaacgaagacccaacgcagccaaaaataaataaagaaataaatttataaaaaagaatggtttggagatgaggctggaaaagtGAAGAGGGCTCTGTAGATCTGGGCAGGGTGTGAATTTCATTCTCAGTGCAGCTATTGGGTGGCTTTTAAGTAGGGGAGTGGCCTCGTCTGATTTACATGCTTTAAAGTTCGCTCTGACTGCTGCACGGAGGATGGGCTGTAGGGAGGCTGTGGCACAGGCGATGGAGGCTTGGAGCAGGTGGGGCCGGGGGCTGAAAAGAAGTGTTTGTTTTGGGCTGTGTTTTGGAGTTGGGGGAAGTGAAGGATTGGCTGTTGGGGAGTGGTGAAATTAACTGAGGAATCTAGGAAGACTTCGAGGTTATTGGGGGGATGGCGGTACCATTCCCCAAGAAGAGAAGAACAGGGGAGAAGCAAGTCTGGGGGAGGAATCAAGAGCTGCCATTTGGACATGTGCCCGTGGCGTGTGAGATGCGGCACTGTGGACTGTGGAGGAGACCAGGGCTGACCTGTTCTTTCTGCGGACTCTCTCATCCTAGGTCATGATCTCTTCCAGCAGCCCGCACTGACACCTGTGGGGAGTGCCCAGCCCTGGCCAGAGCCCCCGGCTCCACCCCCACCACAGGCCCCGACGCTCCGCCAGGGCTGCTTCTACCTGCTGGTGCTGGTTCCCCTCACCTGTGCTCTGCTGCAGCTGTTCACCTGGTCCCAGTTCACGCTGTATGGGAGACGCCTGCATGCGGTCAAAGCCCAGCGTCAGAACCTGTCACGGGCCCAAACCCTGGACATTAAGATGGTGTGAGGGGAGCGGCAAGGCCACCCTGCTGAGGACACTACCTGCAGCCCTGGGCGGCCAGTCTCTTTCGCCTTCCTGGGGTGCAGCCTGGAGGACAGTTGGCGGAGTGGGAGCGCCTGGGGCTGCGCAGGGAGCGTCACTGAGGTCTAAGTTCCTGCTTGGCTGTCGGGCTCAGCTTGGGCAAGGGTTGGGGCGTTTGTGCTCAGGGACCCGCTTCCTCCTATGcggcaggaggaagaagaggatcaCGAAGGGAGGGGGCCCGCCCTGTGGTCACGTGGGGTTGCTGTGGGCACAGAGGCCTATCCCCCTTC is a window encoding:
- the MFSD13A gene encoding transmembrane protein 180 isoform X3, producing the protein MGLGGPWAWLLGLPTAMVYGSLALFISVLHNVFLLYYVDTFVSVYKINKAAFWVGETVFLLWNSLNDPLFGWLSDRQFLSSQPRSGARLSSRAVVLARVRALGWHGPLLALSFLAFWVPWAPAGLQFLLCLCLYDGFLTLVDLHHHALLADLALSAHDRTHLNFYCSLFSAAGSLSVFASYAFWNKEDFSSFRAFCLALAAGSGLGFVGATRLLRWRVEAASREPGCPTLAVDGGLCEEEELLLGGEETGSITLGQYLRQLARHRNFLWFVGMDLVQVFHCHFNSNFFPLFLEHLLSDHISLSTGSFLLGISYVAPHLNNLYFLPLCRRWGVYAVVRGLFLLKLGLSLLMLCAGPDRPGLLCLFIASNRVFTEGTCKLLTLVVTDLVDEDLVLNHRKQAASALLFGMVALVTKPGQTFAPLLGTWLLCFYTEISANPRQRELEVGPSYQEWFGRLPWWCSG
- the MFSD13A gene encoding transmembrane protein 180 isoform X2, which produces MGLGGPWAWLLGLPTAMVYGSLALFISVLHNVFLLYYVDTFVSVYKINKAAFWVGETVFLLWNSLNDPLFGWLSDRQFLSSQPRSGARLSSRAVVLARVRALGWHGPLLALSFLAFWVPWAPAGLQFLLCLCLYDGFLTLVDLHHHALLADLALSAHDRTHLNFYCSLFSAAGSLSVFASYAFWNKEDFSSFRAFCLALAAGSGLGFVGATRLLRWRVEAASREPGCPTLAVDGGLCEEEELLLGGEETGSITLGQYLRQLARHRNFLWFVGMDLVQVFHCHFNSNFFPLFLEHLLSDHISLSTGSFLLGISYVAPHLNNLYFLPLCRRWGVYAVVRGLFLLKLGLSLLMLCAGPDRPGLLCLFIASNRVFTEGTCKLLTLVVTDLVDEDLVLNHRKQAASALLFGMVALVTKPGQTFAPLLGTWLLCFYTGHDLFQQPALTPVGSAQPWPEPPAPPPPQAPTLRQGCFYLLVLVPLTCALLQLFTWSQFTLYGRRLHAVKAQRQNLSRAQTLDIKMV
- the MFSD13A gene encoding transmembrane protein 180 isoform X1; this encodes MGLGGPWAWLLGLPTAMVYGSLALFISVLHNVFLLYYVDTFVSVYKINKAAFWVGETVFLLWNSLNDPLFGWLSDRQFLSSQPRSGARLSSRAVVLARVRALGWHGPLLALSFLAFWVPWAPAGLQFLLCLCLYDGFLTLVDLHHHALLADLALSAHDRTHLNFYCSLFSAAGSLSVFASYAFWNKEDFSSFRAFCLALAAGSGLGFVGATRLLRWRVEAASREPGCPTLAVDGGLCEEEELLLGGEETGSITLGQYLRQLARHRNFLWFVGMDLVQVFHCHFNSNFFPLFLEHLLSDHISLSTGSFLLGISYVAPHLNNLYFLPLCRRWGVYAVVRGLFLLKLGLSLLMLCAGPDRPGLLCLFIARYALPSFVPTPLSHPFIFVCSLSAGSNRVFTEGTCKLLTLVVTDLVDEDLVLNHRKQAASALLFGMVALVTKPGQTFAPLLGTWLLCFYTGHDLFQQPALTPVGSAQPWPEPPAPPPPQAPTLRQGCFYLLVLVPLTCALLQLFTWSQFTLYGRRLHAVKAQRQNLSRAQTLDIKMV
- the MFSD13A gene encoding transmembrane protein 180 isoform X4; amino-acid sequence: MGLGGPWAWLLGLPTAMVYGSLALFISVLHNVFLLYYVDTFVSVYKINKAAFWVGETVFLLWNSLNDPLFGWLSDRQFLSSQPRSGARLSSRAVVLARVRALGWHGPLLALSFLAFWVPWAPAGLQFLLCLCLYDGFLTLVDLHHHALLADLALSAHDRTHLNFYCSLFSAAGSLSVFASYAFWNKEDFSSFRAFCLALAAGSGLGFVGATRLLRWRVEAASREPGCPTLAVDGGLCEEEELLLGGEETGSITLGQYLRQLARHRNFLWFVGMDLVQVFHCHFNSNFFPLFLEHLLSDHISLSTGSFLLGISYVAPHLNNLYFLPLCRRWGVYAVVRGLFLLKLGLSLLMLCAGPDRPGLLCLFIASNRVFTEGTCKLLTLVVTDLVDEDLVLNHRKQAASALLFGMVALVTKPGQTFAPLLGTWLLCFYTGDPGSSPGPGRSHMPRSN